tggtatatacatgtttttagggtgaacctccgctttaagctgatgCCTCTTTGTCTAGCATGAATTAATTTAGATATGGAAAAATAAAAGGTATTGTGCAATGATAGAGATTCATATCTGGGGATGTTATACTAATTATTGTTTCTTTCCAGAACATGTCCGTGCCCCGACCAATAGTGAGCTCAGAGCCGCTCAGACCGCCCAGGCCGCCCCATCCAAAAATGTGAGCAGTCAGCCCCAGGCCTCAGATACAGCAGTGTGCCAACGCAGAAAAAGGACCGTCTACAATCAGGCACAGCTGGACTCACTAGAGAGATACTTCAAGACCAACATGTACCCAGATATTCACCACCGGGAGCAGCTGGCCAAACAAAtgtgcctacctgaatccagaatCCAGGTATGTATGCAGTTTTAGTGTCAACCAATTCTAATGTCTTCTTTCTGGAATTTCATCCCAAACCATTCTGGACTAAACTTCCACATTGGGTAGATTTACTCTCATTTTTTGTCCTAGTAAATCGTATATTCAGGTCATGATAAAACTTGTAGTAGTTTCTCAATTAAAATGTTAATACATAACTCTAGTTTAAACTGACTAATACTATATATCTAGAATGAACTTAATTTGTATGGCTATATTTCATATTTAGAATTGTCATAAGTAGTATACCATATGCTTTTTAGCCTTCTACTGTGTACTTTACCTTTATATGTTGTGCTTATGGAAGTCTTCTGTTTTCCTACAGGTCTGGTTCCAGAATAGGAGGGCCAAGGCCAGGCGAAAGGGTGTGAAATCAACCAACTCGCTAGCAGAAGAGCCGTATTCCTGCTCACTTGGTGATAACAAATACATGTATTCCTCTACACCAACTCCTCATGTCCACCAACAGCAAATCCTGAATTGTCAGGAAGAGGTGCAACCAATGAGCaacccccagcaggaatatttccAACAGCCTGAAATACTTGGATATCCTCAATACTCCTGCCAAGTGTCCAGGGTTTATCAGCAAACTATGGCATCTAATCTACCCACAGGAAGCCAGCAACATTACTACAATCACATAAACCCAGCTATGGGCTTTAATAACCAAGGAATAGATCTGAGCAGAGGACAGTTCCAAGCTAACATGAATTATACCATGGATTATTCGAATGTCCTACCCAACAAGACCACCTCTCCAGACATGAGTGTGAACTTTCCAACAATTCCAGTCTCCACAGCTCCAGACACCTGTTTTGGACTTAATT
The sequence above is drawn from the Rana temporaria chromosome 4, aRanTem1.1, whole genome shotgun sequence genome and encodes:
- the LOC120935772 gene encoding homeobox protein Mix.1-like, with the protein product MIEIHIWGCYTNYCFFPEHVRAPTNSELRAAQTAQAAPSKNVSSQPQASDTAVCQRRKRTVYNQAQLDSLERYFKTNMYPDIHHREQLAKQMCLPESRIQYTICFLAFYCVLYLYMLCLWKSSVFLQVWFQNRRAKARRKGVKSTNSLAEEPYSCSLGDNKYMYSSTPTPHVHQQQILNCQEEVQPMSNPQQEYFQQPEILGYPQYSCQVSRVYQQTMASNLPTGSQQHYYNHINPAMGFNNQGIDLSRGQFQANMNYTMDYSNVLPNKTTSPDMSVNFPTIPVSTAPDTCFGLNSFPTQAHYPMAAIQNDLFKQRSPISDSGVSDRSTEYESDWDEDLTAVLNSL